From one Micromonospora siamensis genomic stretch:
- the paaK gene encoding phenylacetate--CoA ligase PaaK codes for MQDRTPRPEELEPVERAGVDELRALQLQRLRWSLRHAYDNVPHYRRAFEAAGVRPDDCRDLADLARFPFTGKAELRENYPFGMFAVPRERVARLHASSGTTGRPTVVGYTKQDLTTWARLMARSIRASGGRPGDRVHVAYGYGLFTGGLGAHYGAEELGCTVIPVSGGMTERQVLLIRDFEPEVIMVTPSYMLAIVDEMERQGVDPRATSLKVGIFGAEPWTEDMRREMEQRLDMHAVDIYGLSEVMGPGVAVECVETKDGLHVWEDHFYPEIIDPVTGEVLPDGERGELVLTSLTKEAMPVVRYRTRDLTRLLPGTARPMRRIEKITGRTDDMMIVRGVNVFPTQIEELILRTPALSPHFQCVLDRQGRLDGLTVKVERRPGVAPEVAERAGRALVEQVKNTIGVSVAVEVIAPDGVERSMGKMRRIVDQRRER; via the coding sequence GTGCAGGACCGCACCCCTCGTCCGGAGGAGCTTGAGCCCGTGGAGCGGGCCGGCGTCGACGAGCTGCGGGCGCTGCAACTCCAGCGACTGCGGTGGTCGCTGCGGCACGCGTACGACAACGTGCCGCACTACCGGCGGGCGTTCGAGGCGGCCGGGGTGCGTCCCGACGACTGCCGCGACCTGGCCGACCTGGCCCGCTTCCCGTTCACCGGCAAGGCCGAGCTGCGGGAGAACTACCCGTTCGGCATGTTCGCCGTCCCTCGGGAGCGGGTCGCCCGGCTGCACGCCTCCTCCGGCACCACCGGCCGTCCCACCGTGGTCGGCTACACGAAGCAGGACCTGACGACCTGGGCGCGGCTGATGGCCCGCTCCATCCGCGCCTCCGGCGGCCGCCCCGGCGACCGGGTGCACGTCGCGTACGGCTACGGGCTGTTCACCGGCGGGCTGGGCGCCCACTACGGCGCCGAGGAGCTGGGCTGCACCGTCATCCCGGTCTCCGGCGGGATGACCGAGCGGCAGGTGCTGCTGATCCGCGACTTCGAACCCGAGGTCATCATGGTCACCCCCAGCTACATGCTGGCCATCGTGGACGAGATGGAACGCCAGGGCGTCGACCCGCGCGCCACCTCGCTGAAGGTCGGCATCTTCGGCGCCGAGCCGTGGACCGAGGACATGCGCCGGGAGATGGAGCAGCGCCTGGACATGCACGCGGTGGACATCTACGGCCTGTCCGAGGTGATGGGTCCCGGGGTGGCGGTCGAGTGCGTGGAGACCAAGGACGGCCTGCACGTGTGGGAGGACCACTTCTATCCGGAGATCATCGACCCGGTCACCGGGGAGGTGCTGCCCGACGGGGAGCGGGGGGAGCTGGTGCTCACCTCGCTGACCAAGGAGGCGATGCCGGTGGTGCGCTACCGCACCCGCGACCTGACCCGGCTGCTGCCCGGCACGGCCCGCCCGATGCGGCGGATCGAGAAGATCACCGGCCGGACCGACGACATGATGATCGTCCGCGGGGTGAACGTCTTCCCCACCCAGATCGAGGAGCTGATCCTGCGTACCCCCGCGCTGTCGCCGCACTTCCAGTGCGTGCTGGACCGGCAGGGCCGGCTGGACGGCCTCACCGTGAAGGTGGAGCGCCGTCCCGGCGTGGCGCCCGAGGTGGCCGAGCGGGCCGGCCGGGCCCTGGTGGAGCAGGTCAAGAACACCATCGGGGTCAGTGTCGCCGTCGAGGTGATCGCCCCGGACGGCGTGGAACGCTCGATGGGCAAGATGCGCCGCATCGTCGACCAGCGCCGG
- a CDS encoding MarR family winged helix-turn-helix transcriptional regulator, whose product MGIGDDAVQVRAQGWRTLAALHGLIETALERALQQEHDLSVVEYTVLDALSRQDGWHMRMRQLARAAALSGSATTRLVTRLEERGLLTRILCADDRRGIYTELTPAGSELLARARPTHDRVLTDALAEGERTPELAPLVTALHRLPAAG is encoded by the coding sequence ATGGGCATCGGCGACGACGCGGTACAGGTCCGTGCCCAGGGCTGGCGTACGCTCGCCGCCCTGCACGGCCTGATCGAGACCGCACTGGAACGCGCGCTCCAGCAGGAGCACGACCTCTCGGTGGTGGAGTACACCGTGCTCGACGCGCTCTCCCGGCAGGACGGCTGGCACATGCGGATGCGCCAGCTGGCCCGGGCCGCCGCGCTCTCCGGCAGCGCCACCACCCGGCTGGTCACCCGCCTGGAGGAACGTGGCCTGCTCACCCGGATCCTCTGCGCCGACGACCGGCGCGGCATCTACACCGAGCTCACCCCGGCCGGCTCCGAGCTGCTGGCCCGGGCCCGGCCCACCCACGACCGGGTGCTCACCGACGCCCTCGCCGAGGGGGAGCGGACCCCCGAGCTGGCCCCGCTGGTGACCGCCCTGCACCGGCTCCCCGCCGCCGGCTGA
- a CDS encoding MFS transporter, with translation MSQRASALPGGLIALAVGAFGIGLTEFVIMGLLPQVAADFAVTEAVAGRLISGYALSVAVGGVALTAAVTRLRRKPVLLGLMVLFIAGNLTSALAGDYATMMTGRIVAALCHGAFFGIGAVVAAGLVPPARRAGAIAMMFAGLTIANVLGVPFGTLLGQHLGWRSTFWAITGIGVLALVGLALLVPGRGPATDAAASGGLRGELRAFTRPQVWFSLVVTVLGFGGMFGAFTYIAYTLTEVSGFATATVPWLLVLFGVGLFAGNLAGGRAADANLSRTLVTVLAVLTLVLTGFALTAASPALTIASLLLMGAFGFATVPPLQMRIMKYAHQAPTLASGANIAAFNLGNALGAWIGGITISAGLGYTSPIWAGAALTLLGLGVLLVAERSAARTPAAAPPAAELVHTAV, from the coding sequence ATGTCTCAGCGCGCCTCCGCCCTGCCGGGCGGGCTGATCGCCCTCGCCGTCGGGGCGTTCGGCATCGGCCTCACCGAGTTCGTGATCATGGGCCTGCTCCCCCAGGTCGCCGCCGACTTCGCCGTCACCGAGGCGGTCGCCGGCCGGCTGATCTCCGGCTACGCGCTCAGCGTCGCCGTCGGCGGGGTCGCCCTCACCGCCGCGGTCACCCGGCTGCGCCGCAAGCCGGTCCTGCTCGGCCTGATGGTGCTCTTCATCGCCGGCAACCTGACCTCCGCGCTGGCCGGCGACTACGCCACCATGATGACCGGCCGGATCGTCGCCGCGCTCTGCCACGGCGCGTTCTTCGGCATCGGCGCGGTGGTCGCCGCCGGCCTGGTCCCGCCGGCCCGCCGGGCGGGCGCCATCGCCATGATGTTCGCCGGCCTGACCATCGCCAACGTGCTCGGGGTGCCGTTCGGCACCCTGCTCGGCCAGCACCTGGGCTGGCGCTCCACCTTCTGGGCGATCACCGGGATCGGCGTGCTGGCACTGGTCGGGCTCGCCCTGCTGGTCCCCGGCCGCGGCCCGGCCACCGACGCCGCCGCCAGCGGTGGGCTCCGCGGCGAGCTGCGCGCCTTCACCCGACCGCAGGTCTGGTTCTCGCTGGTCGTCACCGTCCTCGGCTTCGGTGGCATGTTCGGCGCCTTCACCTACATCGCGTACACCCTGACCGAGGTCAGCGGCTTCGCCACCGCGACCGTGCCGTGGCTGCTGGTGCTCTTCGGCGTCGGGCTCTTCGCCGGCAACCTGGCCGGCGGCCGGGCCGCCGACGCGAACCTGTCGCGCACCCTGGTCACCGTGCTGGCGGTGCTGACCCTCGTGCTGACCGGCTTCGCGCTCACCGCCGCCAGCCCGGCGCTGACCATCGCGTCGCTGCTGCTGATGGGGGCCTTCGGCTTCGCCACCGTGCCCCCGCTGCAGATGCGGATCATGAAGTACGCCCACCAGGCGCCCACTCTCGCCTCCGGCGCCAACATCGCCGCCTTCAACCTCGGCAACGCCCTCGGCGCCTGGATCGGCGGCATCACCATCAGCGCCGGCCTCGGCTACACCTCCCCGATCTGGGCCGGCGCCGCCCTCACCCTGCTCGGCCTCGGCGTGCTCCTGGTCGCCGAGCGCAGCGCCGCCCGTACGCCGGCCGCCGCGCCGCCCGCCGCCGAGCTGGTCCACACGGCGGTCTGA
- a CDS encoding FluC/FEX family fluoride channel, whose protein sequence is MTTPPPEHRVDPDVDLHVPADRGELTAHPAAVLGAISAGGVLGALARAGLQAAVPHAATGFPWATFGINVTGCLLIGALMAVVTGRPTGPLVRPFLGVGVLGGFTTFSTYAVDAQRLLAAGAAGTALAYLAATLVGALLAVGAGDAVAGRLLARGARR, encoded by the coding sequence GTGACCACTCCACCGCCCGAGCACCGCGTCGACCCCGACGTCGACCTGCACGTACCCGCCGACCGGGGGGAGCTGACCGCCCACCCGGCGGCGGTGCTCGGCGCGATCTCCGCTGGCGGGGTGCTCGGCGCGCTGGCCCGCGCCGGCCTCCAGGCCGCCGTCCCGCACGCCGCCACCGGCTTCCCGTGGGCCACCTTCGGCATCAACGTCACCGGCTGCCTGCTGATCGGGGCGCTGATGGCGGTGGTCACCGGCCGCCCGACCGGCCCGCTGGTCCGGCCGTTCCTCGGCGTCGGGGTGCTCGGGGGTTTCACCACCTTCTCCACGTACGCGGTCGACGCGCAGCGGCTGCTGGCGGCCGGCGCGGCCGGGACCGCGCTGGCGTACCTGGCGGCCACCCTGGTCGGGGCGCTGCTCGCCGTCGGCGCCGGGGACGCCGTCGCCGGCCGGTTACTGGCCCGGGGAGCGCGCCGGTGA
- the crcB gene encoding fluoride efflux transporter CrcB → MSVLLIALGAALGAPLRYLTDRAVQARHDSPLPWGTLTVNITGSLLLGAVAAVPADPALTALVGTGFCGALTTWSTLSYETLRLSRDGHRGHALAYALGSMLAGLGAAWTGYALTHAVTG, encoded by the coding sequence GTGAGCGTCCTGCTGATCGCGCTGGGCGCGGCCCTCGGCGCCCCGCTGCGCTACCTGACCGACCGCGCCGTGCAGGCCCGGCACGACTCGCCGCTGCCGTGGGGGACGCTGACGGTCAACATCACCGGGTCGCTGCTGCTCGGCGCGGTGGCCGCCGTCCCGGCCGACCCGGCGCTGACCGCGCTGGTCGGCACCGGCTTCTGCGGGGCGCTGACCACCTGGTCCACGCTGAGCTACGAGACGCTGCGGCTGAGCCGCGACGGGCACCGCGGGCACGCCCTGGCGTACGCGCTGGGCAGCATGCTCGCCGGGCTCGGCGCGGCGTGGACCGGCTACGCCCTGACCCACGCCGTCACCGGCTGA
- a CDS encoding glycoside hydrolase family 38 N-terminal domain-containing protein yields MTVHVVNHTHWDREWYRPMESFRARLAELVARVCAQLDAGELGRFHLDGQTITALDALEIRPDLAGRVRAHAAAGRIQVGPWHVLADNQLVSGENLIRNLLTARRVAADLGLELAPIGYCPDAFGHPADLPRVLRGFGLDTALVWRGAPPAYPRFTWRSPDGSSVTAVNQGYYEPEVLWEAASAADRLATFRDKQAGRDADGPYLLLNGGDHLAPRPLPAGLADGAARESTLAEYFAAIRGAVPADAVVDGELRYPGDWLTFVLAGTLSTRLYLKQANAATETLLESWAEPLTVRAGRGEAVGLLRHAWDLLLRNAPHDSICGCSVDEVHRENEVRFDRARQAGEHLVERALLDLGLDTRLAGEPVTDAAALVVVNPHAAPAAGPVTVDVYTAPGHTVGGLVDAAGVPVPYELVETEPTPLFCADLDILPDTRDTLRHRIAFVADPPAGGWTGYTATVVPGEAAIPDAGTSGRTVTRGDWTLTVAEDASFTLVDAASGRTLPGLGRLVDSGDAGDTYTYDPPRLDEAASPVLRDARVYDSEVASRIVARAELTVPAGLTADRTARSVERVTIPLTVTATVWAGARELDWRVEFDNTADDHRLQAHFPTDVAATSWRADTHFSLLDRPLKPALGPLPEQRGYEADAGVAPVRSLALLPGLAVLAPGLPEVQGITGERPSLAVTVLRAVGWLSRPDLRARTAGAGPQLPTPEAQCRRRISAAVGVRLADDEASVTAAAARRRAPLRAWQLRPGTPTPAPAGGLRVDGALVSAYKPAEDGTGAVLRLVNPTSAEVVATVAGVPGALVECDLAERPLGAGPMGDRVPLGPYATRSFRVGA; encoded by the coding sequence ATGACCGTGCACGTCGTCAACCACACCCACTGGGACCGCGAGTGGTACCGGCCGATGGAGTCGTTCCGGGCCCGGCTGGCCGAGCTGGTCGCCCGGGTCTGTGCCCAGCTCGACGCCGGTGAGCTGGGCCGCTTCCACCTCGACGGGCAGACGATCACGGCGCTGGACGCGCTGGAGATCCGCCCCGACCTGGCCGGGCGGGTACGCGCCCACGCCGCCGCCGGCCGGATCCAGGTCGGCCCCTGGCACGTGCTGGCCGACAACCAGCTCGTCTCCGGCGAGAACCTGATCCGCAACCTGCTCACCGCCCGCCGGGTCGCCGCCGACCTCGGACTGGAGCTGGCCCCGATCGGCTACTGCCCGGACGCCTTCGGCCACCCCGCCGACCTGCCCCGGGTGCTGCGCGGCTTCGGCCTGGACACCGCGCTGGTCTGGCGGGGCGCGCCACCGGCGTACCCCCGGTTCACCTGGCGCTCGCCGGACGGCTCTTCGGTCACCGCCGTCAATCAGGGCTACTACGAGCCGGAGGTGCTCTGGGAGGCGGCCTCGGCCGCCGACCGGCTGGCGACGTTCCGCGACAAGCAGGCGGGGCGGGACGCCGACGGGCCGTACCTGCTGCTCAACGGCGGGGACCACCTGGCGCCCCGGCCGCTGCCCGCCGGCCTGGCCGACGGCGCGGCGCGGGAGAGCACCCTGGCCGAGTACTTCGCCGCGATCCGGGGCGCCGTGCCGGCCGACGCGGTGGTCGACGGTGAGCTGCGGTACCCGGGCGACTGGCTGACCTTCGTGCTGGCCGGCACGCTCTCCACCCGGCTCTATCTGAAGCAGGCCAACGCCGCCACCGAGACGCTGCTGGAGTCGTGGGCCGAGCCGCTGACCGTACGCGCCGGGCGGGGCGAGGCGGTCGGGCTGCTGCGGCACGCCTGGGACCTGCTGCTCCGCAACGCGCCGCACGACTCGATCTGCGGCTGCTCGGTCGACGAGGTGCACCGGGAGAACGAGGTCCGCTTCGACCGGGCCCGGCAGGCCGGCGAGCACCTGGTCGAGCGGGCCCTGCTCGACCTGGGCCTGGACACCCGGCTGGCCGGCGAACCGGTCACCGACGCCGCCGCGCTGGTGGTGGTCAACCCGCACGCCGCGCCGGCGGCCGGCCCGGTCACCGTGGACGTGTACACCGCGCCGGGCCACACGGTCGGCGGCCTGGTCGACGCGGCCGGCGTCCCGGTGCCGTACGAGCTGGTGGAGACCGAGCCGACCCCGCTGTTCTGCGCCGACCTGGACATCCTCCCGGACACCCGGGACACCCTGCGGCACCGGATCGCGTTCGTCGCCGACCCGCCGGCCGGCGGCTGGACCGGCTACACCGCCACCGTCGTCCCGGGGGAGGCGGCCATCCCGGACGCGGGCACGTCCGGCCGGACGGTGACCCGGGGGGATTGGACGCTGACCGTCGCCGAGGACGCCTCGTTCACCCTGGTCGACGCGGCGAGCGGGCGTACCCTGCCGGGGCTGGGCCGGCTGGTCGACTCCGGCGACGCGGGCGACACCTACACCTACGACCCGCCGCGCCTCGACGAGGCGGCCAGCCCGGTGCTCCGGGACGCCCGGGTGTACGACAGCGAGGTCGCCTCCCGGATCGTCGCCCGCGCCGAGCTGACCGTGCCGGCCGGGCTGACCGCCGACCGCACCGCCCGCTCCGTCGAGCGGGTGACCATCCCGCTGACCGTCACCGCCACCGTCTGGGCCGGGGCGCGGGAGCTGGACTGGCGGGTCGAGTTCGACAACACCGCCGACGACCACCGGCTCCAGGCCCACTTCCCGACCGACGTGGCGGCCACCTCCTGGCGCGCCGACACCCACTTCAGCCTGCTGGACCGGCCGCTCAAGCCGGCGCTGGGCCCGCTGCCCGAGCAGCGCGGCTACGAGGCCGACGCCGGGGTCGCGCCGGTCCGGTCGCTGGCCCTGCTGCCCGGCCTGGCCGTGCTCGCCCCGGGGCTGCCCGAGGTGCAGGGCATCACCGGGGAGCGGCCGTCGCTCGCCGTCACCGTGCTCCGGGCGGTCGGCTGGCTCTCCCGGCCCGACCTGCGGGCCCGGACCGCCGGGGCGGGGCCGCAGCTGCCCACCCCCGAGGCCCAGTGCCGACGGCGGATCAGCGCGGCGGTTGGCGTCCGGCTCGCCGACGACGAGGCGTCGGTCACCGCGGCGGCTGCCCGCCGGCGGGCGCCGCTGCGGGCCTGGCAGCTGCGCCCGGGTACGCCCACGCCCGCCCCGGCCGGCGGGTTGCGGGTGGACGGTGCGCTGGTGTCGGCGTACAAGCCGGCCGAGGACGGGACAGGTGCGGTGCTGCGGCTGGTCAACCCCACGTCGGCCGAGGTGGTGGCCACTGTCGCCGGTGTCCCCGGTGCGCTGGTGGAGTGCGATCTCGCCGAGCGGCCGCTCGGTGCGGGGCCGATGGGTGACCGGGTGCCGCTCGGCCCGTACGCCACCCGCAGCTTCCGGGTCGGCGCCTGA
- a CDS encoding N-acetylmannosamine-6-phosphate 2-epimerase, which translates to MTVLDDIRGRLVVSCQADAGEPLDDPAHMVALARSACNGGAAAIRAQGLRDLRALRAALPDTPLIGLIKDGASGVYITPTLAHAEAVAATGADVVALDGTRRPRPDGRTLAETVAALRERHPGVLVMADVAAEADAYAAVAAGVDLVGTTLAGYTGGAVPHDPDLALVGALAAALPVPVVAEGRINTPEEAAEALRRGAHAVVVGTAITRPAVVTARFAAALVTRAEMS; encoded by the coding sequence ATGACCGTGCTCGACGACATCCGAGGCCGGCTCGTCGTCTCCTGCCAGGCCGACGCCGGGGAGCCGCTCGACGACCCGGCGCACATGGTGGCGCTGGCCCGCTCGGCGTGCAACGGCGGCGCCGCCGCGATCCGTGCCCAGGGCCTGCGCGACCTGCGGGCCCTGCGGGCCGCCCTGCCGGACACCCCGCTGATCGGCCTGATCAAGGACGGCGCGTCCGGCGTCTACATCACCCCGACCCTGGCGCACGCCGAAGCGGTCGCCGCCACCGGCGCCGACGTGGTCGCGCTGGACGGCACCCGCCGGCCCCGCCCGGACGGGCGCACCCTCGCCGAGACCGTCGCCGCCCTGCGCGAGCGGCACCCCGGTGTGCTGGTGATGGCCGACGTGGCCGCCGAGGCCGACGCGTACGCCGCCGTGGCCGCCGGGGTCGACCTGGTCGGCACCACCCTCGCCGGCTACACCGGCGGCGCTGTGCCGCACGACCCGGACCTGGCGCTGGTCGGCGCGCTGGCCGCGGCGCTGCCCGTGCCGGTGGTGGCCGAGGGGCGGATCAACACCCCCGAGGAGGCCGCCGAGGCGCTGCGCCGCGGCGCGCACGCCGTGGTCGTCGGCACCGCCATCACCCGTCCGGCCGTGGTCACCGCCCGCTTCGCCGCCGCCCTCGTCACCAGAGCGGAGATGTCATGA
- a CDS encoding FAD-dependent oxidoreductase produces the protein MPSPDPTLTTDVAVVGGGLGGVAAALAAARAGVSVVLVEECSRIGGQVTTQALPALDEHPHVESFGRSASYRALRDALRAAYGGTANPGGGWVSRLCVEPAVAQRVLDTSLAEAKVTVLTGLAPVAARVERNRIRDVTLTDGTVLAATVFCDATERGDLAPLSGFATVTGSEGSDAYGEPDAVPGAPDPGAQQSFTWCALVEHHPGADFTGPAPANYAALRDRLTFDIAGWDGGVHRYRMFSDGPDGRPPFWTYRRLRATAPELAVLNWASNDCAGQDPLRDPAGAERAGRELTAAFVHWLRTEAPREDGGHGFPGLRLAPEAAGTPDGFAEAPYLRESRRIVVDTPVTGHDLAPVDGRARARHLPGSLGVTWYHVDLHERTGHPAPVYRETAPFTIPAAALVPAGAENLLAAAKNLGATQVAAAAYRVHHGEWAVGEAAGTLAARAVRDRRPVSAVDEPAFLLAVQRDLVAAGVPLAWVADVDVDHPLFGAVQLAAAHGALEGERAATLAVDPDRPAGPADADAARRAATALGADPSAVDTHRAFGAVLEDPTR, from the coding sequence GTGCCCAGTCCTGACCCGACCCTGACCACCGACGTGGCCGTGGTCGGCGGCGGGCTCGGCGGGGTGGCCGCCGCGCTCGCCGCCGCCCGGGCCGGCGTCTCCGTCGTCCTGGTCGAGGAGTGTTCCCGGATCGGCGGGCAGGTCACCACCCAGGCCCTGCCGGCCCTCGACGAGCATCCGCACGTGGAGAGCTTCGGCCGCTCGGCGAGCTACCGGGCGTTGCGCGACGCGCTGCGCGCCGCCTACGGCGGGACGGCCAACCCCGGCGGCGGCTGGGTCAGCCGGCTCTGCGTGGAGCCGGCCGTCGCCCAGCGGGTGCTCGACACGAGCCTGGCCGAGGCGAAGGTGACCGTGCTGACCGGCCTCGCGCCGGTGGCCGCCCGAGTCGAGCGGAACCGGATCCGGGACGTCACCCTCACCGACGGCACCGTGCTCGCCGCCACCGTCTTCTGCGACGCCACCGAACGCGGCGACCTGGCCCCGCTGTCCGGCTTCGCCACCGTCACCGGATCCGAGGGGTCCGACGCGTACGGCGAACCCGACGCGGTGCCCGGCGCCCCCGACCCGGGCGCCCAACAGTCCTTCACCTGGTGCGCGCTGGTCGAGCACCACCCCGGCGCCGACTTCACCGGCCCCGCCCCGGCGAACTACGCCGCCCTGCGCGACCGGCTCACCTTCGACATCGCCGGCTGGGACGGCGGCGTGCACCGGTACCGGATGTTCTCCGACGGACCGGACGGCCGGCCGCCGTTCTGGACCTACCGCCGGCTCCGCGCCACCGCACCGGAACTGGCCGTGCTGAACTGGGCGTCCAACGACTGCGCCGGGCAGGACCCGCTACGCGACCCGGCCGGGGCGGAGCGCGCCGGACGGGAGCTGACCGCCGCGTTCGTGCACTGGCTGCGTACCGAGGCGCCCCGGGAGGACGGCGGGCACGGCTTCCCCGGCCTGCGGCTGGCACCCGAGGCGGCCGGCACCCCGGACGGCTTCGCCGAGGCGCCGTACCTGCGGGAGTCCCGGCGGATCGTGGTCGACACCCCGGTCACCGGGCACGACCTCGCCCCGGTCGACGGCCGGGCCCGGGCCCGGCACCTGCCCGGCTCGCTCGGCGTCACCTGGTACCACGTGGACCTGCACGAACGCACCGGCCACCCGGCGCCGGTGTACCGGGAGACCGCGCCGTTCACCATCCCCGCCGCCGCGCTGGTGCCGGCCGGCGCGGAGAACCTGCTCGCCGCCGCGAAGAACCTCGGCGCCACCCAGGTCGCCGCGGCGGCGTACCGGGTGCACCACGGGGAGTGGGCGGTGGGGGAGGCGGCCGGCACGCTCGCCGCCCGCGCCGTACGCGACCGCCGGCCGGTGAGCGCCGTGGACGAGCCGGCCTTCCTGCTCGCCGTCCAGCGGGACCTGGTCGCGGCCGGGGTGCCGCTGGCCTGGGTCGCCGACGTGGACGTCGACCACCCCCTGTTCGGCGCGGTGCAGCTCGCCGCAGCACACGGCGCCCTGGAGGGGGAACGGGCCGCCACCCTCGCGGTCGACCCCGACCGTCCCGCCGGCCCGGCCGACGCCGACGCCGCCCGCCGCGCCGCAACCGCCCTCGGCGCCGACCCGTCCGCCGTGGACACCCATCGCGCCTTCGGCGCCGTACTGGAGGACCCCACCCGATGA